One part of the Streptomyces sp. NBC_00286 genome encodes these proteins:
- a CDS encoding ABC transporter substrate-binding protein, with translation MNRRTLLGGLFAAASVPALAACSSGITSLDGEGGAGTGGGSSKSGITIGTANFTENQVLGYLYAAVLDAAGVKTTVRPNLGTREILIPAIKGGDIDLLPEYQGALLHYVDPKSQATEEGEMQNALAMALPAGLQVLPYGKAEDSDAFAVTRETAEKYGLASLADLKKQNGKLVIGAAPEVKTREVGVVGLREVYGVEFKEFKSLDSSGPLVKGALKKGDVDVANLFTTDTDIQENKWVVLTDPKNLIPGQHIVPLIADRRADSTVRKALAELGNVLTTADLTELNRQVDKDKKDPEDVANAYAEEKGLTAKD, from the coding sequence ATGAATCGACGCACCCTCCTTGGCGGCCTCTTCGCCGCCGCCTCCGTCCCCGCGCTCGCCGCCTGCAGCAGTGGCATCACCTCGCTCGACGGCGAGGGCGGCGCCGGCACCGGTGGCGGATCCAGCAAGAGCGGCATCACCATCGGCACCGCCAACTTCACCGAGAACCAGGTCCTCGGCTACCTCTACGCGGCCGTACTCGACGCCGCGGGCGTCAAAACAACCGTCCGCCCCAACCTCGGCACCCGCGAGATCCTCATCCCCGCCATCAAAGGCGGCGACATCGACCTGCTTCCCGAATACCAGGGCGCGCTCCTCCACTACGTCGACCCCAAGTCGCAGGCCACCGAAGAGGGCGAGATGCAGAACGCCCTCGCGATGGCCCTGCCCGCCGGGCTCCAGGTGCTGCCGTACGGCAAGGCCGAGGACTCGGACGCGTTCGCCGTCACCCGGGAGACCGCCGAGAAGTACGGCCTCGCCTCCCTCGCCGACCTGAAGAAGCAGAACGGCAAGCTCGTCATCGGCGCCGCTCCCGAGGTGAAGACACGCGAGGTCGGCGTCGTGGGCCTTCGGGAGGTGTACGGGGTGGAGTTCAAGGAGTTCAAGTCCCTTGATTCCTCCGGCCCGTTGGTGAAGGGCGCCCTCAAGAAGGGCGACGTGGACGTGGCGAACCTCTTCACCACCGACACCGACATCCAGGAGAACAAATGGGTCGTCCTCACCGACCCCAAGAACCTGATCCCCGGCCAGCACATCGTCCCCCTGATCGCCGACCGCAGGGCCGACTCGACCGTCCGCAAGGCCCTCGCCGAACTCGGCAACGTCCTCACCACCGCGGACCTCACCGAACTCAACCGCCAGGTCGACAAGGACAAGAAGGACCCCGAGGACGTGGCGAACGCGTACGCCGAGGAGAAAGGTCTGACGGCAAAGGACTGA
- a CDS encoding ABC transporter permease yields the protein MYELFKNLGDWLVSGEQWSGSDGIGHRLAEHLQYSLLATLVAAAIALPLGLLIGHTGRGAFVAINLSSFGRALPTVGLVVLVFLASGLSMWPVYVALVALAVPAIVTNTYAGMTAVDPDVKDAARGQGMRWHQVLFQVELPLALPLIMTGLRLALIQVVATATIAAYVSFGGLGRYVFDGLAQRDLVQVLGGAVLVAVVAVALDLALSALQRALFRHRPA from the coding sequence ATGTACGAACTCTTCAAGAACCTCGGCGACTGGCTGGTCAGCGGCGAGCAGTGGTCCGGCTCCGACGGCATCGGCCACCGCCTCGCCGAACACCTCCAGTACTCCCTCCTCGCCACCCTCGTGGCCGCCGCGATCGCCCTCCCGCTCGGCCTGCTCATCGGGCACACCGGCCGCGGCGCGTTCGTCGCGATCAACCTCTCGTCCTTCGGCCGCGCGCTCCCGACCGTCGGCCTGGTCGTGCTGGTCTTCCTCGCCAGCGGACTGTCGATGTGGCCGGTGTACGTCGCACTGGTCGCCCTCGCCGTCCCGGCGATCGTCACGAACACCTACGCGGGCATGACCGCCGTCGACCCGGACGTGAAGGACGCCGCGCGCGGCCAGGGCATGCGCTGGCACCAGGTCCTCTTCCAGGTCGAGCTGCCCCTGGCGCTCCCCCTGATCATGACGGGCCTGCGCCTCGCCCTGATCCAGGTGGTGGCGACGGCCACCATCGCCGCGTACGTGTCTTTCGGCGGCCTGGGCCGGTACGTGTTCGACGGCCTGGCCCAGCGCGACCTCGTACAGGTGCTGGGCGGCGCGGTGCTGGTCGCCGTGGTCGCCGTAGCCCTGGACCTCGCCCTCTCCGCCCTCCAGCGCGCCCTCTTCCGCCACCGCCCGGCGTAG
- a CDS encoding ABC transporter permease translates to MSIDWSWIGDHTDDLTTLTLSHLQAALSAVFFGLLISFPLAVVAHRIRPLRGLLLGLSNVLFTIPSIAIFVLLLPVSGLTRTTTVIGLTIYTLVVLLRNTVEGLDSVPAKTKEAAKAMGTRPFRTLLTVELPLALPVIMAGVRIATVMSISLVSVATYIGDGGLGQLFTDGFQRNYPTPVIVGVALTLLLALVADALLVALQYVLTPWTHRKQRAA, encoded by the coding sequence ATGAGCATCGACTGGTCGTGGATAGGCGACCACACCGACGACCTCACCACCCTCACCCTCTCCCACCTCCAGGCCGCCCTCTCCGCCGTCTTCTTCGGTCTGCTGATCTCCTTCCCGCTGGCCGTGGTCGCCCACCGGATCCGCCCCCTGCGCGGCCTCCTCCTCGGCCTCTCCAACGTCCTGTTCACGATCCCGTCGATCGCGATCTTCGTCCTCCTGCTGCCGGTGAGCGGACTCACCCGCACCACCACGGTCATCGGCCTGACGATCTACACCCTCGTTGTCCTACTCAGGAACACCGTCGAGGGCCTGGACTCGGTACCGGCGAAGACCAAAGAGGCCGCGAAGGCCATGGGCACCCGCCCCTTCCGCACCCTCCTCACCGTCGAACTCCCCCTCGCGCTCCCCGTGATCATGGCGGGCGTCCGCATCGCGACGGTCATGTCGATCTCGCTCGTCTCCGTGGCGACCTACATCGGCGACGGCGGCCTCGGCCAGCTCTTCACCGACGGCTTCCAGCGCAACTACCCCACACCGGTGATCGTCGGCGTCGCCCTCACCCTGCTGCTGGCACTGGTCGCGGACGCGCTCCTGGTCGCCCTCCAGTACGTACTCACGCCATGGACCCACCGGAAGCAAAGGGCGGCCTGA